In Phragmites australis chromosome 17, lpPhrAust1.1, whole genome shotgun sequence, the following are encoded in one genomic region:
- the LOC133896888 gene encoding predicted GPI-anchored protein 58, whose translation MGAAESQGRPAPAPEPSAPEPGAPEEPGLASAVAVSGPMDVAAEPGPMDVAAEPEPADAAVELGPVDAAVEKGLADAAVEKGLADAAAETETQPPLERPAPFEPAPSASSAGRVTVW comes from the coding sequence aTGGGGGCTGCTGAGAGCCAGGGGCGGCcggcgccagcccccgagccgagcgcgcccgagCCGGGCGCACCGGAGGAGCCGGGGTTGGCAAGCGCGGTGGCGGTGTCAGGGCCGATGGACGTGGCGGCGGAGCCGGGGCCGATGGACGTGGCGGCAGAGCCggagccagcggacgcggcggtggAGCTGGGGCCGGTGGACGCGGCGGTTGAGAAGGGGCTGGCGGACGCGGCGGTTGAGAAGGGGctggcggatgcggcggccgagacaGAGACGCAGCCGCCGCTCGAGCGTCCGGCGCCGTTCGAGCCCGCCCCAAGCGCGTCGAGCGCGGGGCGAGTGACCGTGTGGTAG